The genomic stretch CCATATTCTCCTTGCTGCTCATCTCGAACAATTCTTCCATTCTCGATAGCGACTACCCGGTGTTTCAATGTGTTAACAATTTCTTTGTTGTGGGTTGCCATCACGATGGTTGTTCCGCGATTGCTTATTTCTTCAAGGATATTCATGATTTCCCATGAAGTATCAGGATCTAGGTTACCGGTCGGTTCATCTGCTATTAATACTTTAGGCATATTTGCAATGGAGCGGGCAATGGATATCCGCTGTTGCTCACCACCGGAAAGTTCATCCGGCAACATTCTTACTTTATGCTTAAGGTTGACTAAATCTAGTACTTCCATAACACGTTCTTTAATTACGGATGGCTCTGTTTCAACCACTTCCATCGCATAAGCAATGTTTTCATAAACTGTTTTGCTTTGAAGTAATTTGTAATCTTGGAATACCACGCCTACGTTACGACGAAGATATGGGATTTCACGATTTTTCATATTAATCAAATCAAATTTGTCTACGATGATTTTGCCTTTTGTCGCTCGTTCTTCTCTGTAAATCATTTTGATGAAGGTAGATTTACCAGCACCACTCGGGCCTACTACATAAACAAATTCCCCTTCGCCAATGTTAATGTTGAGTCCATTGGCAGCTGTTATGCCGTTAGGGTATTTCTTATAAACATCTTCCATTAATATCATTTTATCACCTTACTATGCCTTTCTACTGAGTTACATTTTAGGTAATGCATGGTAACCATGAAGATGAGTTGTTTGTAGGTACGAATTTAAACTCACAACATAAGCTTAATTATACCATGACAGTTTTTCATCTATAGGTTAATTGCATTACAATTATATTTCAGGGTGTGACAATATCTCGATTATTGTAATAGGAAATACGATTATTACGTTGATTTCCAATTTATATATATGTCTGCGGTCTAGTGTTATTAAGACAAAATAAAAAAGAACCCACATTGGTCTTTTCTACTGCTAACATTGTAACTTGTTTTTACCCTAAATAACATTACAGGTACATTAAAAATCATTACAGTTCTAGCTAGCGGAATAGACCAATCTAGTTAAAATAGCTCGAGGTCTGCAACTAGGCTAAACTCGACTGTCATCAAATTGTCAAAAAGCGGGCCTGAAAACTTAAAAAAAGTACCATTTCCTGACTAAAAAAGTTAGGAAATGGTACTTTTTTATGAAGTAAAACCTTCACCCATTACTTCACTTGCGCTCATTACAACCACAAAAGCCTCTGGGTCTATTTCTTTTATAACTTCTTTTAACCTTGAAAATTCACTTTGCGCAATCACACATAATAAAATTTGCTTGTCATCCTCTGTATATCCACCTTTTGCGGAGAGCCGAGTAATGCCTCGGTCAATTTTAAACAGAATTGCTTGGCGGATTGCTTCTTGATTTTC from Listeria monocytogenes ATCC 19117 encodes the following:
- the ftsE gene encoding cell division ATP-binding protein FtsE; this translates as MILMEDVYKKYPNGITAANGLNINIGEGEFVYVVGPSGAGKSTFIKMIYREERATKGKIIVDKFDLINMKNREIPYLRRNVGVVFQDYKLLQSKTVYENIAYAMEVVETEPSVIKERVMEVLDLVNLKHKVRMLPDELSGGEQQRISIARSIANMPKVLIADEPTGNLDPDTSWEIMNILEEISNRGTTIVMATHNKEIVNTLKHRVVAIENGRIVRDEQQGEYGYEI